From the Montipora capricornis isolate CH-2021 chromosome 2, ASM3666992v2, whole genome shotgun sequence genome, one window contains:
- the LOC138037126 gene encoding uncharacterized protein, with protein sequence MSKEEVKHNKVVRGAYRGHCHQDIKRAKQLMGDTEVINTTELKAIAKRLSRRLDELMAMDSAILHTLAKDEEINEEMDQTLTFQDDIYYWILKVKELVTDEYHPVRTFQAKPTPSVHINLPKLHIQPFDGNPLAWLTFWDSYSNAVHNNHELNNIDKMNYLKGFISCNAACTI encoded by the coding sequence ATGTCGAAAGAGGAAGTGAAACACAACAAGGTAGTCAGAGGGGCATACAGAGGACACTGTCATCAAGACATCAAACGCGCAAAACAACTTATGGGCGATACTGAGGTTATAAACACCACAGAACTGAAAGCAATTGCAAAGCGACTCTCAAGACGATTGGACGAACTAATGGCTATGGATTCCGCGATCTTGCACACACTAGCAAAAGACGAAGAAATAAATGAAGAGATGGATCAAACATTGACATTCCAAGACGACATCTATTACTGGATTCTGAAAGTTAAAGAACTTGTGACAGACGAGTACCATCCGGTGAGGACGTTCCAAGCCAAACCAACACCTAGCGTCCACATCAACCTTCCAAAACTACATATCCAACCATTTGACGGAAACCCACTCGCATGGCTTACGTTTTGGGATAGTTATAGTAATGCAGTACACAACAATCATGAACTGAACAATATTGACAAAATGAACTATTTGAAAGGATTCATATCCTGCAATGCAGCCTGCACAATTTAA
- the LOC138037127 gene encoding uncharacterized protein, which yields MAAPKKMRGRTWEDRETRLLLEKWGDENIQLRLKSCTRKRPIWQEIGDFLMACGYEDREGEACKTRLHTLVTAYRQSKDELKKTGNATPSKKPPFFDELDKILSDNPSTQPKVVINSAKIVAASSCEDEGGNIEIIPKGSSSDNNSNTGSSSSEVFQEHVLPGKKRRLSASDGFNKIDKALESFMNYQQEADRRFLEAEEERERREEERVEKRRKEDQEFFLKMMQALNK from the exons atggcggctccaAAAAAAATGCGCGGAAGAACGTGGGAGGACCGGGAGACAAgacttttgctggaaaaatggGGAGATGAAAACATCCAGTTAAGATTGAAGTCCTGCACTAGAAAAAGGCCAATATGGCAAGAAATTGGCGACTTTTTAATGGCCTGTGGATACGAAGACCGCGAAGGAGAAGCCTGTAAAACCCGCCTCCACACTCTTGTAACGGCATACCGCCAATCCAAAGACGAACTTAAGAAGACGGGAAACGCCACACCAAGCAAAAAACCTCCATTCTTCGACGAGCTGGATAAAATACTATCTGATAACCCGAGTACACAACCAAAAGTTGTCATCAATTCGGCAAAAATTGTTGCGGCATCATCGTGTGAAGATGAAGGTGGTAATATTGAGATCATCCCGAAGGGCAGCAGCAGCGACAACAACAGTAATACTGGCAGCAGTTCTTCTGAAGTATTTCAGGAACATGTATTGCCAG GAAAGAAGAGGAGACTATCAGCTTCCGAtggtttcaacaaaattgacAAGGCTTTAGAATCCTTCATGAATTACCAACAAGAAGCAGACAGGCGTTTTTTGGAGGCAgaggaagaaagagagagaAGAGAGGAAGAAAGGGTTGAGAAACGACGAAAAGAAGATCAAGAGTTTTTCCTGAAAATGATGCAGGCACTTAACAAGTGA